A stretch of DNA from Malus sylvestris chromosome 9, drMalSylv7.2, whole genome shotgun sequence:
TTCGTAATTAAATGGAAAAGTACAATCTATTAAAAGTGCTTAATTAATCAGCTGCTTAAACTTTGGTACTGGAGTACTCCTTTTCCACTGCTTTCTTCAGGAAGCTATCTTCTTCCAGCAGCATTTGAACTGGCAAGAACCCCATCCCATTGGCCATAGCAAGCATCATCCGCTTGGTTTCAGCCTTGAACTCCTCCAAATCAACCGCCCCGTTCGAGTCATGATCAAACTGCACGAACAGCGAGTCGTAGACATGAGCAATCTCTTCGGGGTCTGGCTTCACATCAATGCCATAGTGGGTCTCAAAGACCCTCAGAGACTGAAACTCCTTCAGCATCTCTGCATAAGAAAGCAGACCATCGTGGTTGGTGTCGAGATGAGCAAAACGGTCGCGAATTGAGAAGCTGAATGCTTCTTCATCTTCCACAAAGTTGACAATGGTGGCACCATCCAACACTTCTACACTCATCTTCTCTTATGCTAGCTTGGGAATTGATCACAAGGAAATTAGGATTGATTTGTATTTTGGTTGCAAATTAAATAAGCGGTGGAAATGTTAGTTATTTAT
This window harbors:
- the LOC126581861 gene encoding uncharacterized protein LOC126581861 produces the protein MSVEVLDGATIVNFVEDEEAFSFSIRDRFAHLDTNHDGLLSYAEMLKEFQSLRVFETHYGIDVKPDPEEIAHVYDSLFVQFDHDSNGAVDLEEFKAETKRMMLAMANGMGFLPVQMLLEEDSFLKKAVEKEYSSTKV